In Solenopsis invicta isolate M01_SB chromosome 13, UNIL_Sinv_3.0, whole genome shotgun sequence, one DNA window encodes the following:
- the LOC105202623 gene encoding LOW QUALITY PROTEIN: surfeit locus protein 1 (The sequence of the model RefSeq protein was modified relative to this genomic sequence to represent the inferred CDS: inserted 3 bases in 2 codons; substituted 1 base at 1 genomic stop codon), whose amino-acid sequence MGCCRSWETRAKEDLKIDNVSTNAENAVKKPALDAEFFDVYKNTNGVVIVIEPIELSTDLNELKDKEYYRTKVKGKFLYEKEFLIGPKSLILNGEAINEKGGGIFSPKAGSGYYVITPFRLEDRDITVMVNRGWIPRSDRSTFKMEKKITDPIEIIGIIRATKKRPPFVPDNAPGKGVWHFRDLDAMAKXEALPVCIELLAGSGAPQGPVGGQTKVTLRNEHSNYMITWYSLSAXTSYMXFQQFVQKLPLL is encoded by the exons ATGGGATGTTGTAGGTCGTGGGAGACGCGGGCGAAAGAGGATCTGAAAATAGACAATGTTTCGACTAACGCGGAGAACGCTGTGAAGAAACCCGCTCTGGATGCTGAGTTCTTcgatgtttataaaaatactaatgGTGTCGTCATCGTCATTGAACCAATTGAGCTGTCAACTGA CTTAAATGAACTGAAAGATAAAGAGTATTATCGTACAAAAGTGAAGggcaaatttttatatgaaaaggaATTTTTGATAGGACCTAAAAGCCTTATTCTCAATGGCGAAGCCATTAATGAAAAAGGAGGTGGAATATTTTCTCCTAAAGCAGGCTCAGGATATTACGTAATTACGCCTTTCAGATTGGAGGATCGTGA CATTACTGTCATGGTGAATCGTGGATGGATTCCTAGAAGTGATCGTTCAACGTTTAAAATGGAAAAGAAGATTACAGATCCCATAGAAATTATTGGCATTATCAGAGCAACAAAAAAGCGACCTCCATTTGTACCTGACAATGCTCCTGGGAAAGGTGTATGGCATTTCAG AGATTTAGATGCAATGGCAA CAGAAGCATTACCTGTGTGCATAGAATTATTAGCCGGATCTGGCGCACCTCAAGGTCCGGTCGGAGGACAGACAAAAGTAACTTTAAGGAACGAACATTCAAATTATATGATCACCTGGTATTCGTTGTCTGC TACGAGCTACATGTGATTTCaacaatttgtacaaaaattacctcTTCTTTAA
- the LOC105207229 gene encoding uncharacterized protein LOC105207229, which translates to MTWRTRRMKQDDKAMEVTLLEPVQSVFPITQSTPLLLLNLSNYNHLYASATLPASVSTLSQEQMYVLQPIDTADIENLRKIIRLDLDPEQKMEMKCESRK; encoded by the exons ATGACTTGGAGAACAAGGAGAATGAAACAG GATGATAAAGCGATGGAGGTAACACTTTTGGAGCCGGTTCAGTCAGTTTTCCCTATTACTCAATCAACCCCACTATTACTGttgaatttatcaaattataatcaTCTATATGCTTCCGCTACATTACCAGCGA GTGTTTCCACGTTGTCCCAAGAACAAATGTATGTTCTGCAGCCGATTGACACGGCTGATATTGAAAACTTGAGGAAGATAATAAGATTGGACTTGGATCCTGAGCAGAAAATGGAAATGAAGTGCGAAAGTAGAAAATGA